CCGTGTCGCTTGGCCACCTGCGCTACCGGATCACGATCGGCTTCCCGCAGGATGTTCACCATCTGCTCTTCTGAAAAACGTGTCTTCCGCATGGCTCCCTCTTCGTCGTCGGGAGCCACCCTCTCAAATTTCAGCTGGTCCGAAAAATACCGAGCAGGTCACTCAAGCGCACGTCGCGCCTGGCTGCCGGTTTCAAGCTCTCTCAGGTAGAGGCATTCCCATTTCACCGAGCGCCACAAGCGTTCGATGAAGACATTGTCCATCCAGCGCCCTTTGCCGTCCATGGAAATGGCCACTCCGGCGTTTTGAGGGCCTGAGTGAATTCCTGGCTGGTAAACTGCGCCCCCTGGTCGGTGTTGAAGATCTCCGGACCCCGTATCGATTCAAGGCCTCTTCCAAGGCCGCAACACAGAAGTCCGCGTCCATGGTGTTGGACTGCCGCCAGGACAGCACCTCTCGACTGTGCCAGTCCATGATCGCCACCAGGTACAAGAATCCCCGCTTCATCGGCAGATACGTGATGTCCGCACACCACACGCGATTGGGTCGATCAATCCGCAGCCCTCGCAAGAGATATGGGTAGACCCAGTGTTCGGGGTGCGGGGCGCTGGTCCTGGGCTTCTGGTAAATCGCCGTCAGGCCCATCTTGCGCATCAAACGTCGAACTCGGCCACGCCCCACCTGGATGCCCTGATTCCTGAAATGGAGCCGCATCTGCCGCGAGCCGTAAAAGGGCGTCTCCAGAAACTGGGCATCAATGAGACGCATCAGCCCCAGATTCATGGCGGTCTCTCCCTTGGGGCGATGATACCATGTCGACCGGGGCAAACCGAGCATCCGACATTGCCGGGAAATACTGAGCCTTGGATGACCTGTTTCGACCATCCCACGCCTTCGCTCCCGACTCACCGTCGAGCGAAGGCTCTCTCCAAAAAATCCTTTTCCACGGTCAGCTGGCCGATCTTCGCGTGCAAATCGCGAATCTCGGCATCACCATCCTTCTTCACGGCAGCGGCCTTTCCGGAGAATGTCGACACCATGCCGTCCTTGGCCTGGCGCTTCCAGGAGGCGATCATCGTGGGATGCACGTCGTACTTGCTCGCCAGTTCAGACAAGGTCAATTCGCCGATCAAAGCCTCCAGAGCCACCTTGGCTTTGAACTCCGCAGAAAACTTCCTTCGCTTGGACATCGTAGACCGTCCTCCTCGCTTGAGGACTCCAGCTTAGCGAACTGTCCAATTTTCCGCATCCACCTCAGGACTCCGATGACGGCTTGGTGATTGAAACGCTTGTCAGCCTGGCCGAGAAGTTCCCGCGATATGTTTTCGGCAAGCTGTTCGCCCTGATGCGAAGGCAGCAGCCGACTTGGAACCTCAAGCGGGTGTATCGGGTGTATTGCGCCTTGAAACTGAACCTGCGCCGCAAGGGAAAGAAGCGGTTGCCGTCGAGGCTCCCTGAGAAACTCGTTGTGCCCGCTGCCGCCAACGTGTGCTGGTCCGTGGATTTCATGAGCGACGTGCTGATGAACGGACAACGCTGCTTTCGCACATTCAACGTGCTCGACGATTTCAACCGTGAGGTGCTGGCCATCGAAGTGGACACGACTCTGCTCGCCGCCAGGGTCGTCCGCGTGCTGGACCGGGTGGTGGCCTGGAGAGGATGCCCTGAGAAGCTTCGCATGGACAACGGCCCGGAATTCGTGTCCGTGGCGCTGGCGGATTGGGCCGAGAAGCACGGCGTGAAATTGGAGTTCATCCAGCCAGGCAAGCCCACACAGAACTCGTATGTCGAGAGGTTCAACCGCACCTTCCGCCACGAGGCGTAGGATTTCTATGTTTTCAGCCGGTTAAGCGAAGTCAGGGAAATCGTGGAAGACTGGTTGAAGCAGTACAATGAGCAGAGGCCCCATGAGTCGCTCGGAGATCTCACCCCCTCCGAGTACCTCGCCATTAACTCACCCGAGGTCTCAACTTTCGACTGGCACTAACGATGGGAGGTTTACACTCCAACTTCAGGGGCTTTTCCTTTTGTCCGAGTCTGAGCAAGATGTTCTGCCAAAGACGCCATCCAGGGGCGCCGTGGTGCCGCGCAGGTCGAACAGGGCTTCATGGAGCGGCTTGGCCATCAGGAGCCAGTCCGGTTCGGGGTAGACGTGATTTTGCCCCGCATTTTTGAGTGGGCCGCTCGCACGAGCGGCCCGCAATTGTTTAAGTCCAGACCGGCAGGCTAACGTACCTCCTCAATCTCTCCCGGCCGCCAGGTCTTGCTGAACCAGGGCTCCAGCGGGCTGTAGAGTCGCAGTATCGTGTTCCAGCCTTTGCCGGGAACGGTCTGCACCCAGTTCTTCTCCTTGCCGGAGGGCGGCTTGGGCCCAAAGTACACGTCGACGGAACCGTCGGGGTTCACAAGCAGCCCCTTGGTCTGGCTGCCCACGCTGGGGAAGCGCTGATCCGTCTGGATCATGGAGCGGGTCTGGTTGCTGTAGAGAACCACGGACCAGAACTCCTGCACCGGAATATTCGGCGGCAGGTGCAGCGTGTAGTTCTTGGCCCCGTCGAGCAGGTTGCCCTTGGAGTCGCGCGCGGTCCAGGCGTACTGCGATCCCTTGCCGACCATCTTCTCCTCCATGGCGGGCGTGACCCCGGTGGCCATGAAGTAATAGAAGCTGTAGGCGTCGAGGTTCAGCACGCCGGGTTGCAACTGGAACTTGTAGCCGCCCATGAACGGGAGCTGCCAGTTGCTGTCGGGGTAATAATAGTCGTCCTTGTCGCGCATGTGGAACGCGGTCGCGCGCGCGGTCGCGTCACCCACCGCTGCGGCTTCGGCCAGGATCTTTTTCATGCGCTCGTCCGGAGCGAAGGGTTTGCCCTTCTGGATGCCGATCGAGGCGTAATAACCCAGGCGGATCTGGTCCAGGGACTCGCTCGGTTCCTCCTGCACGGCCTGGTTGAGCAACTCCCAGAACGAGTAATCGGCGGGCGCCACCGTATTGAAGGGCTTCTCGGACAGATTGACGTAGTTCAAAGCGGGCGCAGGCTTATTGGCGGCGCTCAACGGATAGATCTTGGTAAACTTCTTGACTAATTCGATCCCTGGATTGGGGTCGCCGTTCACGAGAAAACTTCGCCAGGGAGCCCAAATGCTGAAGGTGGGCGACTGAACGACGTAGTAGCCCTTCGGCACCGCGCCCTTATAGCCGGGCGGGAGGATCAGGTACTTCCCGCCACGCCCTTTGTCCGGTCCGGTAATGCCGAGATCGACGACCCAGCGGAACCATATATCGTTGATCGCGCCGAGCACCTTGGGCGGCACCTCCAAAACCAGCGGGCCATTGCGGAGATCAAGCCAGGCCCAACTGTAGACCGTGTTGTCGTTCGCCGTGAGGAATATCGAACGCGAGTCCACAAGCTGCTCGAAGAGAGGGATGGTCTGGTTGACCGGACCCAGCGTAAGGACGGCTTTCCGGTTGGCCACCTGGCTGACCGCCGGGAGTGCGAACAAATAGGCCTGCACGGCGCGCTGGAAGTCGAGGTTGTCGAAGAGCTTCCCGGCGGAGGCCTTGTCCGGGAAGCCGTCGAAGAAGTTCAGCGTGCCCAGCCGCGTCTCGACCTTGTCGGGCGAGACCACGCCTGGCGGCATCGGCGTGGAGTACTTGTATTGGGAGTCCGCCGGCGGACCGTTGAGAGCTTGCGCGCTGCTTGCGCCAGGCATGCTCGCGAGCATGGCGGCCAAAGCTATGCAAAAGAAGAGTAGGCAAGGTGGTTTCATTGTTCTCCGCCTGATTTTGTTTGTTGACGAAAAGTATTACGCCTCCCATTTCCCGGCTCGGCTCCACCACACCCGGCGCACTGCCGCCAGGGCCGTCGCGATTCCTTCGGAAGCCGCAGAGTGTCCTCGCGTCTACTTCGAGGGTATCCTCTTCTGGATCACGCCGAGCAAGTCGGCGGCGTCCCGATATCCCGGGAATCGATCCACGACTTGCCGCAGGACCTGGGCCGCGCTGTTCCAGTCTCCCGACCGGTCCAGGAAGAACGCGTACGTATAGGCGTACTTCGGGATGTCCGGGCGGAGCTCGGCGGCCTTGCGGGAATAGGCGAGGGCCTCGCCCAGGCGGTTCCCCGCCAGGAGTATTCCCAGGTTGAAGGCGGCTTCGGCCATATCCGGGTTATGCTGCAGAGCCGTCCGGAGATGCCGCTCCGCGGCGGCAGAGTCCTTTTGTTCGGCCTTGAGAAGCCCCAGGTTGAAGTTGGCGGGAGCATCGTTCGGGTCGAGCCGCAAGGCTGCCTGGAGGGCTTTCTCGGCCTTGGAGGCATCGCCCTGCCTGGAATAGGCGATGGAGGCGTTCACCAGGGGAGGGATGCTCGCGGGGTCGAAGCGGGAGGCGGCTTCGAAACTCGCTGCGGCCTGTTTGAGGTCGCCCTGGCCGAGATAATAGTTCCCCATGTTGTATTGCGAGGTCCACAGGTCGGGCCGGGCCGTCAAGGAGGCCAGGTACTCGCCGGTAGCCTTGTCCACCGCCGGATGGTCCGCCGGGGCGATGGCCTTGCGGGGAACGCCCGAGAGTGCCGCCGCAGCCCGGACGCGCACCAGCCGAAAATCGTCCGAGGCCGAGCGGATCAGGGCGTCCAGCGCCTGCCTGGACGGCACATCGGACAGGGCTTCGGCCGCGGCCGCGCGCACCAGGGGCGAGGACGACTTGGTCGCCTGGGCAATGGCAT
The DNA window shown above is from Fundidesulfovibrio terrae and carries:
- a CDS encoding DUF1254 domain-containing protein; protein product: MKPPCLLFFCIALAAMLASMPGASSAQALNGPPADSQYKYSTPMPPGVVSPDKVETRLGTLNFFDGFPDKASAGKLFDNLDFQRAVQAYLFALPAVSQVANRKAVLTLGPVNQTIPLFEQLVDSRSIFLTANDNTVYSWAWLDLRNGPLVLEVPPKVLGAINDIWFRWVVDLGITGPDKGRGGKYLILPPGYKGAVPKGYYVVQSPTFSIWAPWRSFLVNGDPNPGIELVKKFTKIYPLSAANKPAPALNYVNLSEKPFNTVAPADYSFWELLNQAVQEEPSESLDQIRLGYYASIGIQKGKPFAPDERMKKILAEAAAVGDATARATAFHMRDKDDYYYPDSNWQLPFMGGYKFQLQPGVLNLDAYSFYYFMATGVTPAMEEKMVGKGSQYAWTARDSKGNLLDGAKNYTLHLPPNIPVQEFWSVVLYSNQTRSMIQTDQRFPSVGSQTKGLLVNPDGSVDVYFGPKPPSGKEKNWVQTVPGKGWNTILRLYSPLEPWFSKTWRPGEIEEVR